One genomic segment of Pyruvatibacter mobilis includes these proteins:
- a CDS encoding putative bifunctional diguanylate cyclase/phosphodiesterase, with amino-acid sequence MAAHSPDGATAAAGAAADRLRALSAAGISLYEWDVQSDVITWDATAHALFGLAVDPALARHLDTGRAYARLIDPDAGTARYDAVMASDKIDRGDGVSFQCEYAVQLPGMEHAVWVEDAGIWYAGETGRPGRVVGAVRNVSERKRSIRKLTYLASYDELTGNVNRARLREVLSQTIAYGERFDRTSAFLMAGIDNLAMINEAYGFDVADQVIVAVSQRLREELRQADILGRVAGNKFGIILSNCREEQIVTTAERLMDCVRGKVIDTGAGPVSATISIGCVSIPRCAHNATEALSRAEETLDAAKATRRGAYALYQLSEQRESRRKRNIQLADQIVAALKEDRLLLAYQPIIAAKTGEAELHEALLRMRRPGGEIVSAGEFIPVAEQLGLARLIDHRVLELAVRTLRTYPSAHLAINVSGMTAVDRSWIDAMTAFAAETPDITSRLIVEITETVALHELEESARFVRDLRSLGCRVAIDDFGAGYTSFRNLKALDVDMVKIDGSFVKGLVRSRDDQLFVQTLVHLAKNFNLPVVAEWVGNEDEVTLLRAYGVDYLQGFFLGEPVIEAPWSQTSATSASAVSA; translated from the coding sequence ATGGCAGCCCACTCCCCGGACGGCGCCACAGCTGCGGCTGGTGCAGCTGCCGACCGCCTGCGCGCGCTCAGCGCTGCGGGCATCTCCCTTTATGAGTGGGATGTGCAGAGCGACGTCATTACCTGGGACGCCACCGCGCATGCCTTGTTCGGACTTGCGGTGGACCCGGCACTCGCGCGGCATCTGGATACCGGCAGGGCCTATGCGCGGCTGATCGACCCTGACGCCGGTACGGCGCGCTATGACGCGGTGATGGCGAGCGACAAGATTGATCGCGGCGACGGGGTGTCTTTTCAGTGTGAATACGCGGTGCAGCTTCCGGGTATGGAGCATGCGGTATGGGTGGAAGACGCCGGTATCTGGTATGCCGGTGAAACGGGGCGGCCGGGGCGCGTGGTTGGTGCGGTACGCAATGTGTCCGAGCGTAAACGATCCATCCGCAAGCTGACTTACCTGGCGAGCTATGACGAGCTAACCGGTAATGTGAACCGGGCACGTCTGCGGGAAGTGCTGTCGCAGACGATTGCCTATGGCGAGCGTTTTGACCGGACCTCGGCGTTTCTGATGGCCGGCATCGACAATCTGGCAATGATCAATGAGGCCTACGGGTTCGACGTGGCGGACCAGGTGATTGTTGCCGTGTCGCAGCGGCTGCGCGAGGAGCTACGTCAGGCAGACATTCTGGGCCGCGTTGCCGGCAACAAATTCGGTATCATTCTATCAAACTGCCGCGAGGAGCAGATCGTGACCACGGCTGAACGGCTGATGGATTGCGTGCGCGGCAAGGTGATCGATACGGGGGCGGGGCCAGTCTCCGCAACCATCTCCATCGGGTGTGTCTCGATCCCGCGCTGTGCGCATAACGCGACCGAAGCGCTGTCCCGGGCGGAGGAGACCCTTGACGCCGCCAAGGCAACGCGGCGCGGCGCCTATGCGCTCTACCAGCTATCGGAGCAGCGTGAGTCCCGCCGTAAGCGGAATATCCAGCTTGCTGATCAGATCGTGGCGGCGCTCAAGGAGGACCGCCTGCTTCTGGCCTATCAGCCGATCATCGCTGCGAAGACAGGCGAAGCTGAGCTGCATGAGGCGCTCCTGCGTATGCGCCGTCCCGGTGGCGAGATCGTATCGGCAGGTGAATTCATTCCGGTCGCCGAGCAGCTGGGGCTGGCGCGGCTGATCGATCACCGGGTGCTGGAGCTTGCGGTCCGCACATTGCGGACATATCCGTCGGCTCATCTGGCTATCAATGTCTCCGGCATGACGGCGGTCGATCGCAGCTGGATCGATGCGATGACGGCCTTTGCGGCAGAGACGCCGGACATCACCTCACGCCTGATCGTCGAGATCACCGAAACGGTCGCCCTGCATGAGCTTGAAGAGTCCGCCCGCTTCGTGCGCGACCTGCGGAGCCTGGGGTGCCGGGTGGCGATTGATGATTTCGGGGCAGGCTATACGTCGTTCCGCAATCTGAAGGCGCTGGATGTCGATATGGTCAAGATCGACGGCTCCTTCGTGAAGGGGCTGGTGCGCAGCCGCGACGACCAGCTTTTCGTCCAGACGCTGGTGCACCTGGCCAAGAACTTCAACCTGCCGGTGGTGGCTGAGTGGGTGGGCAATGAAGATGAGGTGACTCTGCTGCGCGCCTATGGCGTCGATTACCTGCAGGGTTTCTTCCTCGGTGAACCGGTGATCGAAGCGCCGTGGTCACAGACGAGCGCGACATCCGCCTCTGCTGTCAGCGCCTGA
- the phaR gene encoding polyhydroxyalkanoate synthesis repressor PhaR produces MAKKRSSGNEPVTIKKYANRRLYNTATSSYVTLDHLADMVRQNQDFVVIDAKTSEDITRSVLTQIIFEEEAKGGQSLLPVRFMRQLIKFYGDSMQAAVPGFLELSLENFAKEQERLRGRLASAVGEERMHALEEQVRGNVAAIEGAVRALNPFASQQAEARHQDADASDDDTAEKDAKIESLQQQMVDMQRQLDALSGNKKK; encoded by the coding sequence GTGGCTAAGAAGCGGTCCTCCGGCAACGAGCCGGTCACCATCAAGAAATACGCGAACCGCCGTCTCTACAACACGGCAACCTCCAGCTATGTGACGCTGGACCATCTGGCCGACATGGTGCGACAGAACCAGGATTTCGTGGTCATCGACGCAAAGACCAGTGAGGACATCACCCGGTCTGTCCTTACACAGATCATTTTCGAGGAAGAGGCGAAAGGCGGCCAGAGCCTGTTGCCCGTCCGCTTCATGCGCCAGCTCATCAAGTTCTATGGCGACAGCATGCAGGCCGCCGTCCCCGGCTTCCTGGAATTGAGCCTCGAGAATTTCGCCAAGGAGCAGGAGCGCCTGCGTGGAAGGCTGGCAAGCGCCGTTGGCGAGGAGCGCATGCATGCGCTCGAAGAACAAGTGCGGGGAAATGTGGCGGCCATTGAGGGTGCCGTCCGCGCCCTCAACCCCTTTGCGTCACAGCAGGCCGAAGCGCGCCATCAGGACGCTGACGCCTCTGACGACGACACCGCTGAGAAAGACGCCAAGATCGAAAGCCTGCAGCAGCAGATGGTCGATATGCAGCGCCAGCTCGATGCCCTGTCCGGCAACAAGAAAAAATAG
- a CDS encoding DUF882 domain-containing protein codes for MTTRRTLIKTSAAATLGLATGLVSAPAILRADAPYKRTLRMQSLNSGEKLKITYWADGDYQKGAFQRLAWFMRDLRTNTTTEMSPALMDLLWDIDQLTTSSAPIYIMSAFRSERTNAWLAAQSTSVDPGSFHMRGMAIDITQDFARPDAVYKAARKLNRGGAGYYPTRTPYVHVDVGPVDHWVHPAIGRRDRDAEYEALLAAQANADAQTTPQDQ; via the coding sequence ATGACCACCCGCCGCACGCTCATCAAGACGTCCGCCGCTGCAACGCTGGGCCTTGCCACAGGGCTCGTCAGCGCACCCGCAATCCTGCGGGCTGACGCCCCCTACAAGCGCACCCTGCGCATGCAGAGCCTGAATTCGGGTGAGAAGCTCAAAATCACCTATTGGGCCGACGGCGACTACCAGAAAGGCGCCTTCCAGCGCCTGGCGTGGTTCATGCGTGACCTGCGCACCAACACCACCACCGAGATGAGCCCGGCCCTGATGGACCTTCTGTGGGACATCGATCAGCTCACCACATCATCGGCCCCCATCTACATCATGTCGGCCTTCCGGTCCGAGCGCACCAATGCATGGCTGGCGGCCCAGTCCACGTCGGTTGACCCGGGCTCATTCCACATGCGCGGCATGGCGATCGATATCACCCAGGACTTTGCCCGGCCTGATGCCGTCTACAAGGCGGCCCGGAAGCTCAATCGCGGCGGCGCCGGCTACTACCCGACCCGCACGCCCTATGTGCATGTCGATGTCGGCCCGGTCGATCACTGGGTTCATCCAGCCATTGGCCGCCGGGATCGCGACGCGGAATACGAGGCCCTGCTGGCGGCACAAGCCAATGCCGACGCGCAAACCACACCGCAAGACCAGTAA
- a CDS encoding polysaccharide deacetylase family protein: protein MPGHFRLLDLARRAAPALGFLAAIAAVPALADTPACNGKPGAMGTARTIEVDTTGGADFGTMQYRSTLPLRPKEIIFTFDDGPNPEHTPKILDVLDRHCIKATFFVVGRYAELHPEIVRDAWARGHTIATHTWSHPILSRMSYKASVRQIDRGIGATRAALAGLEDLEGRPARVAPFFRFPGLNHTSRLRRYLAANDIATFSCDMGTDDWRRISPWTLYKRALRMIEYKGSGIVIFHDTHHRTSTMLEKILDELARRGYQAVHMVPRGHARPGQPELAASAIGARPSSPQLSATERQPVTDTSPTLRPSVAN from the coding sequence ATGCCGGGACATTTCAGACTTCTTGATCTGGCGCGCAGGGCCGCACCGGCGTTGGGATTTCTTGCAGCCATTGCAGCCGTTCCGGCGCTGGCAGATACGCCCGCCTGCAACGGCAAGCCCGGCGCCATGGGCACCGCCCGCACAATTGAAGTGGATACGACTGGCGGGGCGGATTTCGGCACCATGCAATACCGGTCCACCCTGCCGCTGCGCCCGAAGGAGATCATCTTCACTTTCGACGACGGCCCAAACCCGGAGCACACGCCAAAGATACTGGACGTGCTGGACCGTCACTGCATCAAGGCGACGTTCTTCGTTGTCGGCCGCTACGCGGAACTGCACCCAGAGATTGTGCGCGATGCCTGGGCGCGCGGGCATACCATCGCCACGCACACCTGGTCCCATCCCATCCTCTCGCGCATGTCCTACAAGGCATCCGTCCGGCAGATCGACCGCGGTATCGGGGCAACCCGTGCAGCCCTTGCCGGGCTTGAGGACCTGGAAGGGCGGCCCGCCCGGGTCGCGCCCTTCTTCCGGTTTCCGGGCCTCAACCACACAAGCCGCCTGCGCCGCTATCTCGCGGCAAATGACATTGCGACCTTCTCCTGCGACATGGGCACGGACGACTGGCGCCGCATCTCCCCCTGGACGCTCTACAAGCGCGCCCTGCGGATGATCGAGTACAAGGGTTCGGGCATCGTCATCTTCCATGACACCCATCACCGCACGTCCACCATGCTGGAAAAGATCCTGGATGAACTGGCGCGCCGCGGCTATCAGGCGGTGCATATGGTGCCTCGCGGCCATGCCAGACCTGGCCAGCCAGAACTCGCCGCAAGCGCCATCGGTGCCAGGCCTTCTTCTCCCCAATTGTCGGCAACCGAGCGCCAGCCTGTGACCGATACGTCACCCACCCTTCGCCCCTCCGTGGCAAACTGA
- a CDS encoding cupin domain-containing protein has protein sequence MNAQDIIKALDLAPHPEGGWFRETFRDTAGSPRGHSTAIYYLLEAGDVSHWHRVLDAAEVWHWYGGGPLALTISPDGHDAEAFRLGPELSAGQRPQAIVPAGHWQTAESLGTWTLCGCTVAPGFEFAQFEMAPPDWHPKPRPAGG, from the coding sequence ATGAATGCTCAGGACATCATCAAGGCGCTGGACTTGGCTCCGCACCCTGAAGGCGGCTGGTTCCGCGAGACTTTCCGCGATACCGCCGGCAGCCCGCGCGGGCATTCAACCGCGATCTACTATCTGCTGGAAGCAGGTGATGTCTCCCACTGGCACCGGGTGCTGGATGCTGCCGAGGTCTGGCACTGGTATGGCGGTGGCCCGCTGGCGCTGACCATTTCCCCTGATGGTCATGACGCCGAAGCCTTTCGCCTCGGCCCGGAGCTTTCGGCAGGTCAGCGCCCCCAGGCCATTGTCCCCGCCGGTCACTGGCAGACTGCTGAATCACTCGGCACCTGGACCCTGTGTGGCTGTACTGTCGCGCCCGGCTTTGAGTTTGCCCAGTTCGAAATGGCACCACCCGACTGGCACCCCAAACCGCGTCCGGCGGGCGGGTGA
- the gloB gene encoding hydroxyacylglutathione hydrolase produces MSDLIVHQIPCLSDNYGYLLHSQKTGETATIDTPEVEPILKALDEKGWRLTHILNTHHHFDHAGGNQELKTRTGCTVIGPRDEASKIPGIDRAVGDGDTVEFGDVKTKVIGVPGHTVGHIAYYFDEAGIAFVGDSLFALGCGRIFEGTPPQMWESLSKLAALPDATTVYCAHEYTQANAKFALSVEPGNEALASRARQIDELRREGKPTVPTTIGLEKATNPFLRPQSPNLQETVGLEGADLVDVFAKTRELKDNF; encoded by the coding sequence ATGAGCGATCTCATCGTCCACCAGATTCCCTGCCTCTCCGACAATTACGGCTACCTGCTCCATTCGCAGAAGACCGGGGAGACGGCGACCATCGACACCCCGGAAGTGGAGCCGATCCTCAAGGCGCTGGACGAAAAGGGCTGGCGCCTGACCCACATTCTCAACACCCACCACCATTTCGACCATGCCGGCGGCAATCAGGAGCTGAAAACGCGGACCGGCTGCACGGTCATCGGCCCCAGGGACGAAGCATCGAAAATCCCGGGCATCGACCGCGCCGTGGGTGACGGCGATACCGTCGAGTTCGGAGATGTGAAGACAAAGGTCATCGGCGTCCCCGGCCACACAGTGGGCCACATTGCCTACTATTTCGATGAGGCTGGCATCGCCTTTGTCGGCGACAGCCTGTTCGCGCTCGGCTGCGGCCGTATCTTCGAGGGCACCCCGCCCCAGATGTGGGAGAGCCTGTCGAAGCTAGCCGCCCTGCCGGACGCCACCACGGTCTATTGCGCCCACGAATATACCCAGGCCAATGCAAAGTTCGCCCTGTCCGTCGAACCCGGGAACGAGGCGCTGGCAAGCCGAGCGCGGCAGATTGACGAACTGCGCCGGGAGGGCAAACCGACCGTGCCGACGACCATCGGCCTTGAAAAGGCGACAAACCCCTTCCTGAGGCCGCAGAGCCCGAACCTGCAGGAAACCGTGGGCCTTGAAGGCGCGGACCTCGTGGATGTCTTCGCAAAGACCCGCGAACTGAAGGACAATTTCTGA
- a CDS encoding methyltransferase domain-containing protein gives MHLDVVDLRDFYGLPLGRVARRLVGHAVRRVWPNVAGMNVAGLGYATPYLGQFRDEAARVVALMPAQQGVLHWPRQGRMLTGLVDEVCLPLADASVDRLLLVHHLEGADQLRPALREAWRVLAPGGRILIVAANRRGMWARIESTPFGHGQPFSRGQLVSLLRQSMFTPVEWGSALFMPPVGWRVFMRSAVAWERLGATLWPRFSGVILVEATKQIYAPTGHRERARRRLPLVAPVASPAPARSFRDGAATYGDACRD, from the coding sequence ATGCATCTCGATGTCGTTGATCTCAGGGATTTCTACGGTCTGCCGCTGGGCAGGGTGGCGCGGCGGCTTGTCGGCCATGCGGTGCGGCGGGTGTGGCCGAACGTGGCCGGCATGAATGTGGCCGGGCTTGGTTACGCAACACCCTATCTGGGGCAATTCCGGGATGAGGCCGCGCGTGTGGTGGCCCTTATGCCGGCGCAGCAGGGCGTGCTGCATTGGCCGCGCCAGGGACGCATGCTGACAGGCCTCGTGGATGAGGTGTGTCTGCCGCTGGCGGATGCATCCGTGGACAGGCTGTTGCTGGTGCATCACCTGGAAGGTGCCGATCAGTTGCGTCCGGCCCTGCGGGAAGCCTGGCGGGTGCTGGCACCCGGCGGGCGTATTCTTATTGTTGCGGCCAACCGGCGCGGAATGTGGGCGCGTATCGAATCAACGCCATTCGGCCATGGGCAGCCCTTTTCGCGCGGACAGCTGGTGTCGCTGCTGCGGCAGAGCATGTTCACGCCTGTCGAGTGGGGCTCTGCGCTGTTCATGCCGCCTGTGGGCTGGCGGGTGTTCATGCGCTCGGCTGTGGCGTGGGAGCGCCTCGGGGCTACTCTCTGGCCGCGGTTCTCAGGCGTCATCCTCGTGGAGGCGACCAAGCAGATCTATGCACCCACCGGTCACCGGGAGCGCGCCCGGCGGCGGCTGCCGCTTGTGGCGCCGGTGGCGAGCCCCGCCCCGGCCCGCAGCTTCCGCGATGGTGCCGCCACATACGGGGATGCTTGCCGAGACTAG
- a CDS encoding P-II family nitrogen regulator, which yields MRMVTAIIKPSRIDEVLNALSGIGIQGLTVTEVKGYGRQKGQTEVYRGAEYIVQLVPKVRVDVACHDAMADKIVDAIAGAAKTGKIGDGKIFVSDLMSAMRIRTGESGNEAING from the coding sequence ATGCGCATGGTCACCGCCATCATCAAACCCTCCCGGATCGACGAGGTGCTTAACGCGCTCTCGGGTATCGGCATCCAGGGCCTCACCGTCACCGAGGTGAAGGGCTATGGCCGACAGAAGGGCCAGACCGAAGTCTATCGCGGCGCTGAGTATATCGTGCAGCTGGTGCCGAAGGTGCGTGTCGACGTGGCATGCCATGATGCCATGGCTGACAAGATCGTTGATGCCATCGCGGGCGCCGCGAAAACGGGCAAGATCGGCGACGGCAAGATCTTTGTCAGTGACCTGATGTCCGCCATGCGCATCCGCACGGGCGAATCCGGAAACGAGGCGATCAACGGCTGA
- the metW gene encoding methionine biosynthesis protein MetW has translation MAAAMPAPPRATRADLARIADLVTPGARVLDVGCGDGHLLEILRDERKVDGRGLELSQTGVNACVARGLSVIQGDADTDLEDYPDRAFDFVVLSQTIQATQNPREVLTQMLRIGERVIVSFPNFGHWKVRAHLALHGRMPVTPALGYEWWETPNIHLCTLRDFTALCDVLGARVETTVLLGMNGSADTKNGPPGWWGNATAEQAIFLLRSR, from the coding sequence ATGGCTGCCGCTATGCCCGCCCCGCCCCGCGCCACCCGCGCTGACCTGGCCCGCATCGCCGACCTGGTGACACCCGGTGCACGCGTGCTGGATGTGGGGTGCGGAGACGGCCACCTGCTCGAAATCCTGCGCGATGAACGCAAGGTAGACGGTCGCGGCTTGGAACTATCGCAGACGGGCGTGAATGCCTGCGTGGCCCGAGGCCTGTCGGTCATTCAGGGCGACGCCGACACGGACCTCGAAGACTACCCCGACCGCGCTTTCGATTTCGTCGTGCTGTCGCAAACCATCCAGGCTACCCAGAACCCGCGCGAAGTGCTGACGCAGATGCTGCGCATCGGTGAACGGGTGATCGTCTCCTTCCCCAATTTCGGCCATTGGAAAGTGCGCGCTCATCTGGCCCTGCATGGCCGCATGCCGGTCACCCCGGCCTTGGGCTATGAATGGTGGGAAACCCCCAACATCCACCTGTGCACCCTGCGTGACTTCACTGCCCTGTGCGATGTCCTGGGCGCCCGGGTGGAAACCACTGTGCTGCTGGGGATGAACGGGTCGGCGGACACAAAAAATGGCCCGCCCGGCTGGTGGGGGAACGCCACCGCCGAACAGGCCATTTTCCTTCTGAGAAGCCGCTAG
- the metX gene encoding homoserine O-acetyltransferase MetX: MTNAETITDTEGQASGAQACVHRFGMDQPLQLDSGVKLAPVEIAYQTYGTLNADKSNAVLVCHALTGDQHAANRHPVTGKDGWWNRMVGPGRPIDTDRFFVICQNVIGGCSGTTGPTAINPATDKPYGLEFPVITIGDMVRAQAMLVEALGIEQLFCVAGGSMGGMQVLEWCASYPERVFSAMPIATAARHSAQNIAFHEVGRQAIMADPNWQAGAYDGSDAYPSKGLAVARMAAHITYLSEAALHRKFGRNLQDRDAVTYGFDADFQIESYLRYQGSTFVDRFDANSYLYITRAMDYFDLAADHARRMGCDTGTLADAFRGTETRFCVASFTSDWLYPTSESRQVVHALNAVAANVSFVEIESDKGHDAFLLDEPELHDTILGFIGASARARGL; the protein is encoded by the coding sequence ATGACCAACGCTGAGACCATTACCGATACCGAAGGCCAGGCATCAGGCGCGCAAGCCTGTGTGCACCGTTTCGGCATGGATCAGCCTCTGCAGCTCGACAGCGGCGTGAAGCTCGCCCCCGTTGAGATCGCCTACCAGACCTACGGCACACTCAACGCTGACAAATCCAACGCCGTGCTCGTCTGCCATGCCCTGACAGGCGACCAGCACGCGGCCAACCGACACCCGGTCACCGGCAAGGATGGCTGGTGGAACCGCATGGTAGGCCCTGGCCGCCCGATCGACACGGACCGCTTCTTTGTCATCTGCCAGAATGTGATCGGCGGTTGTTCGGGCACGACGGGCCCCACAGCCATCAACCCGGCGACCGACAAGCCCTATGGCCTCGAGTTCCCGGTGATCACCATCGGCGACATGGTGCGCGCCCAGGCCATGCTGGTTGAAGCGCTCGGCATCGAGCAGCTGTTCTGCGTGGCCGGCGGCTCGATGGGCGGCATGCAGGTTCTTGAATGGTGCGCGTCCTACCCGGAGCGCGTCTTCTCAGCGATGCCCATTGCCACAGCCGCCCGCCACTCGGCCCAGAACATTGCGTTCCATGAAGTTGGCCGGCAGGCCATCATGGCCGACCCCAACTGGCAGGCAGGCGCCTATGACGGCAGCGACGCCTATCCGTCCAAGGGACTGGCCGTCGCGCGCATGGCTGCGCACATTACCTATCTGTCGGAGGCAGCCCTCCACCGCAAGTTCGGCCGCAATCTGCAGGACCGGGATGCGGTGACCTATGGCTTCGATGCCGATTTTCAGATCGAAAGCTATCTGCGCTACCAGGGCTCAACCTTCGTCGACCGCTTCGACGCCAATTCCTACCTCTACATCACCCGGGCCATGGATTACTTCGACCTGGCTGCCGATCACGCCCGCCGCATGGGCTGTGACACGGGCACCCTGGCGGATGCCTTCCGCGGCACCGAGACCCGGTTCTGCGTGGCGTCCTTTACCAGCGACTGGCTCTACCCCACCTCGGAAAGCAGGCAGGTGGTTCACGCCCTCAATGCCGTGGCTGCCAATGTGAGTTTCGTGGAAATCGAAAGCGACAAGGGCCACGACGCCTTTCTGCTGGACGAGCCGGAACTGCACGACACCATTCTCGGCTTCATCGGCGCCTCTGCCCGCGCCCGCGGCCTTTAG
- a CDS encoding chorismate mutase produces the protein MSASTKSPSAPGIPADQAPDLAAAREEIDRIDDEIHDLLMRRAEVVGQVAAAKGPALLAASPIRIEREAQMLRRLAARHEGSLPFMAVADLWHELIAAMTAIQAPFAAAIAGGEGAIRRFDLARQQFGSSIPVVVAEDARNAVRRVADGSAGVAVLPPPENGGKGARKGEAPWWTLLSPAEDAPRIVAALPFVLEAESDAPVRRRYLAGDGPRAVAVAKAPHNASGDDVTLVVATSQGFVSPDTCADIFDKAGLSAWRLAYADDPHAGPETDKGAGAPQLHLIAIDGHIEGRDERLTLMGKQHGGPFGNVYPVGGYPVPIGL, from the coding sequence ATGTCCGCTTCCACCAAATCCCCGTCCGCACCCGGAATTCCGGCCGATCAGGCACCGGATCTGGCGGCTGCGCGCGAGGAGATCGACCGGATCGATGACGAGATCCACGACCTCCTGATGCGCCGCGCCGAAGTGGTGGGGCAGGTGGCCGCGGCGAAGGGACCGGCGCTTTTGGCCGCCAGCCCGATCCGCATCGAACGTGAAGCCCAGATGCTGCGGCGGCTGGCAGCACGCCACGAGGGGTCGCTGCCTTTCATGGCGGTGGCTGATCTGTGGCACGAACTGATCGCGGCCATGACGGCGATCCAGGCCCCGTTCGCCGCAGCCATTGCGGGTGGCGAGGGCGCCATCCGGCGGTTCGACCTGGCGCGTCAGCAGTTCGGCTCCAGCATTCCGGTCGTGGTGGCTGAGGATGCGCGCAACGCGGTGCGGCGGGTCGCTGACGGTTCCGCCGGGGTGGCGGTGCTGCCGCCACCGGAAAATGGCGGCAAGGGCGCGCGGAAGGGGGAAGCACCGTGGTGGACGCTGCTGAGTCCTGCCGAAGATGCGCCGCGCATCGTTGCGGCCTTGCCCTTTGTCCTTGAGGCAGAGAGTGACGCGCCGGTGCGGCGGCGATACCTGGCTGGTGATGGCCCCCGAGCGGTGGCCGTCGCCAAGGCGCCGCACAATGCGTCGGGCGATGACGTGACACTGGTCGTGGCAACGTCCCAGGGGTTTGTCAGCCCCGACACCTGTGCGGACATTTTTGACAAGGCCGGGCTGTCCGCCTGGCGGCTTGCCTATGCGGATGATCCGCATGCAGGCCCGGAGACCGACAAGGGCGCAGGTGCGCCGCAGCTCCATCTAATTGCGATCGATGGTCACATCGAGGGCCGGGACGAACGGCTTACCCTTATGGGCAAGCAGCATGGCGGCCCGTTCGGCAATGTCTATCCGGTTGGCGGGTATCCGGTGCCGATCGGGCTCTAG
- the hisC gene encoding histidinol-phosphate transaminase, whose protein sequence is MGDLTPRDGIEKITPYKAGESKIAGQDNALKLSANETPLGPSPKAREAFLKAAETMEIYPDGGYGALRGAIARRYGLNPDRIVCGNGSDELFHLLAQAFMGQGDEAIHTEHGFAVYRIATQAAGGTPVEVPETNFTTDVDAILAAVTGRTRMVFIANPNNPTGTYIPIDEVRRLHAGLPSNVLLVLDGAYAEYVTRNDYEAGIELVSGSSNAVMTRTFSKVHGLAALRVGWAYAPENVVDALNRVRGPFNVGGPSQAAAIAAIGDTAHVDASVAHNEKWLARLTEILPGLGIEVLPPVANFVLMRFSGENGKTAQAADSFLKSRGIILRPTASYKLPDCLRMTVGLDEHNERVIAALTDFMEGTGS, encoded by the coding sequence ATGGGTGACCTGACACCACGCGACGGCATCGAGAAGATCACCCCCTACAAGGCGGGTGAATCGAAGATTGCCGGGCAGGACAACGCACTCAAGCTGTCCGCCAACGAGACCCCGCTGGGACCGAGTCCCAAGGCCCGTGAGGCTTTTCTCAAAGCCGCGGAGACCATGGAGATTTATCCTGACGGCGGCTACGGCGCGCTGCGGGGGGCAATCGCCCGCCGATACGGCCTCAACCCTGACCGCATCGTATGCGGCAACGGGTCGGACGAGCTGTTTCACCTGCTGGCCCAGGCCTTCATGGGACAGGGCGATGAGGCGATCCACACCGAGCATGGCTTTGCGGTCTACCGGATCGCGACCCAGGCAGCAGGCGGGACGCCTGTTGAAGTGCCGGAAACCAATTTCACCACGGATGTGGATGCGATCCTCGCCGCGGTGACCGGGCGCACGCGCATGGTGTTCATCGCCAATCCGAACAATCCGACGGGGACGTATATTCCCATCGACGAAGTCAGGCGCCTGCATGCGGGGCTGCCATCCAATGTGCTGCTGGTGCTGGACGGGGCCTATGCCGAATATGTGACGCGGAATGACTATGAGGCGGGCATCGAGCTCGTGTCGGGGTCAAGCAACGCCGTGATGACGCGTACCTTCTCCAAGGTGCATGGGCTGGCGGCGTTGCGCGTCGGCTGGGCCTATGCGCCTGAAAACGTGGTGGATGCGCTCAACCGGGTGCGGGGGCCGTTCAATGTGGGCGGGCCGTCGCAGGCAGCGGCCATCGCGGCAATCGGAGATACGGCGCATGTGGATGCGTCTGTTGCACACAACGAAAAGTGGCTGGCCCGGCTGACGGAAATCCTGCCGGGGCTTGGCATTGAGGTGCTGCCGCCGGTGGCGAATTTTGTGCTGATGCGGTTTTCCGGTGAGAACGGGAAGACCGCACAGGCGGCGGATTCATTCCTCAAGAGCCGCGGCATCATTCTGCGGCCGACAGCGTCCTACAAGCTGCCGGACTGCCTGCGCATGACGGTGGGGCTTGATGAGCACAATGAGCGGGTGATCGCGGCGCTGACCGATTTCATGGAAGGCACGGGGTCATGA